A window of Bacillus sp. E(2018) contains these coding sequences:
- the fsa gene encoding fructose-6-phosphate aldolase: protein MKFFIDTANIDDIKEAYDLGILSGVTTNPSLVAKEKGVDFHERLKEITSLVPGSVSAEVIGTSYEEMVSEGRELAKIAPNITVKVPMTLDGLKAVKTFSDENIKTNVTLIFNANQALLAARAGATYVSPFLGRLDDIGQDGLELVSQVAQIFAIHEIPTEIIAASIRHPVHVTEAALRGAHIATIPPNVIKGLVKHPLTDQGIEKFLADWDAANRK from the coding sequence TTGAAATTCTTTATTGATACTGCAAACATTGATGATATTAAAGAAGCCTATGACCTGGGCATTTTATCTGGAGTAACAACGAACCCTTCTTTAGTGGCTAAAGAAAAAGGCGTTGATTTCCATGAAAGACTGAAGGAAATCACAAGCCTTGTGCCGGGTTCTGTTAGTGCTGAGGTGATCGGAACTTCTTATGAAGAAATGGTTTCAGAAGGTCGCGAACTAGCGAAGATCGCACCAAACATCACGGTAAAAGTTCCAATGACACTGGACGGATTAAAAGCAGTCAAAACGTTCTCTGATGAAAACATTAAAACAAACGTAACGCTTATTTTTAATGCAAACCAAGCACTTCTTGCAGCTCGTGCGGGTGCAACATATGTATCACCATTCTTAGGGCGTTTAGATGATATCGGCCAAGATGGCTTGGAGCTTGTTTCACAAGTGGCACAAATTTTTGCGATTCATGAGATCCCAACAGAGATCATCGCAGCATCGATCCGCCACCCTGTTCACGTAACAGAAGCGGCATTACGAGGCGCGCACATCGCAACAATTCCACCAAACGTAATTAAAGGACTAGTGAAGCATCCACTAACAGATCAAGGGATCGAGAAATTCCTAGCTGACTGGGACGCTGCGAATAGAAAGTAA
- the icmF gene encoding fused isobutyryl-CoA mutase/GTPase IcmF yields MTQTDIYRPKNPVRFVTASSLFDGHDASINIMRRIIQSNGCEVIHLGHNRSVDEVVSAAIQEDVQGIAISSYQGGHVEYFKYMIDLLKERGAGHIKVFGGGGGVIIPPEIKELHAYGVTRIFSPEDGRLLGLQGMINKMVEECDFPTVTSLTDEIEKVKEKDVRSVSRLITLAENVKQAPEEIAATAEQTLNELKSLQKQVPVLGITGTGGAGKSSLTDELVRRFLNECEDKTIAIISIDPTKQKTGGALLGDRIRMNAIYHPRVYMRSLATRGSRSELSDAIKDAIAVTKAAGFDLIVVETSGIGQGDAGISEISDASLYVMTSEFGAPSQLEKIDMIDYADIIAINKFERKGSEDALRDVKKQYQRSRNWFDKDLDEMPVYGTIASQFNDAGTNVLFYHLMKVIEEKSGMDWGIQPAAEAMTAKKNVIIPGERAQYLNEIAQTVRKYHETVNEQAKLARKSFQIQGTLETVREYDAAGEEVETSLNKALEKVEEQLLPTTSKMLKEWPALKEMYSKKEFVTKIRDKEIVTELTTKSLSGLDIPKVALPKFEDWGDIVKWIMKENVPGSFPYTAGVFPFKRKGEDPKRQFAGEGTPERTNRRFHYLSKDDDAKRLSTAFDSVTLYGEDPDHRPDIYGKVGESGVSICTLNDMKKLYDGFDLIAPSTSVSMTINGPAPIILAMFMNTAIDQQVKIFADTNGRQPNEAEYSEIKEKTLASVRGTVQADILKEDQGQNTCIFSTEFALRMMGDIQQYFIDHQVRNYYSVSISGYHIAEAGANPITQLAFTLANGFTYVEYYLSRGMDINAFAPNLSFFFSNGLDPEYSVIGRVARRIWATVMRDKYKANERSQKLKYHIQTSGRSLHAQEIDFNDIRTTLQALMALYDNCNSLHTNSYDEAITTPTEESVRRAMAIQMIITKELGLARNENSLQGSFIIEELTDLVEEMVLQEFERMNTRGGVLGAMETQYQRGKIQEESMYYEMKKHDGSLPIIGVNTYLNPNPPSEEEFNMQLARATKDEKEQQIQNLNAFQESSKDQAGDALKRLKNVALSGGNIFDELMHTVKYASLGQITSALYEVGGKYRRNM; encoded by the coding sequence ATGACTCAAACCGATATTTACCGGCCTAAGAATCCGGTTCGATTTGTAACCGCTTCCAGTCTTTTTGATGGTCACGATGCGTCGATTAACATCATGCGAAGAATCATTCAGTCGAACGGCTGTGAGGTCATCCACCTCGGACACAACCGTTCTGTAGATGAAGTGGTGAGTGCAGCCATTCAAGAGGATGTGCAAGGAATCGCGATTTCTTCTTATCAAGGCGGACACGTTGAGTATTTTAAATACATGATCGATCTATTAAAAGAACGCGGTGCAGGACACATCAAAGTCTTTGGTGGCGGCGGTGGAGTAATTATCCCACCTGAGATCAAAGAGCTGCATGCTTATGGTGTCACACGCATCTTTTCACCGGAAGATGGAAGATTGCTAGGACTGCAAGGCATGATCAATAAAATGGTAGAAGAGTGTGATTTTCCGACGGTTACCTCTTTAACAGATGAGATTGAAAAAGTGAAAGAAAAAGACGTTCGCTCAGTTTCACGTTTGATCACGTTAGCGGAAAACGTGAAGCAAGCGCCAGAGGAGATCGCAGCAACGGCTGAACAGACGTTAAATGAGTTGAAGAGTCTGCAAAAACAAGTGCCGGTTCTTGGAATCACAGGAACAGGGGGAGCGGGAAAAAGTTCATTAACCGATGAGCTCGTTCGACGCTTCTTAAACGAGTGTGAAGACAAGACGATTGCGATCATTTCCATTGATCCGACAAAACAAAAAACGGGTGGAGCTCTTTTAGGGGACAGAATCCGTATGAACGCGATCTATCATCCGCGTGTGTACATGCGTTCACTTGCAACACGAGGATCTCGATCTGAGCTTTCAGATGCGATTAAAGATGCAATCGCTGTTACGAAAGCTGCTGGATTTGATCTGATCGTAGTGGAGACGAGCGGAATCGGCCAAGGTGACGCTGGAATCTCAGAGATCTCAGATGCTTCGCTATATGTGATGACGAGTGAGTTTGGTGCACCATCGCAATTAGAAAAGATCGATATGATCGATTATGCAGATATTATTGCCATCAACAAGTTTGAGCGCAAAGGCTCTGAAGATGCACTTCGTGATGTGAAGAAGCAATATCAGCGTTCTCGCAACTGGTTTGATAAAGACCTTGATGAGATGCCGGTTTATGGAACGATCGCGAGTCAGTTTAACGATGCCGGAACGAACGTCCTTTTTTATCACTTGATGAAAGTGATCGAAGAAAAGTCAGGTATGGACTGGGGCATCCAGCCTGCAGCGGAGGCGATGACCGCGAAAAAGAACGTCATCATTCCAGGTGAACGTGCTCAGTACTTAAATGAGATCGCACAAACGGTTCGTAAATACCATGAAACGGTGAATGAGCAGGCGAAACTAGCTCGCAAGTCGTTCCAGATTCAAGGGACGCTTGAAACAGTAAGAGAGTACGACGCTGCAGGTGAAGAAGTAGAAACGTCGTTAAATAAAGCGCTTGAAAAAGTTGAAGAGCAATTGTTGCCAACGACATCAAAAATGCTAAAAGAATGGCCAGCGTTAAAAGAAATGTATAGCAAAAAAGAATTCGTAACAAAGATTCGCGACAAAGAGATCGTAACAGAGCTGACGACGAAAAGTCTTTCTGGTCTTGATATTCCCAAGGTTGCTCTTCCAAAGTTTGAGGACTGGGGAGACATCGTAAAATGGATCATGAAAGAGAACGTGCCAGGTTCGTTCCCATATACAGCGGGAGTGTTTCCTTTTAAACGCAAAGGGGAAGATCCGAAGCGTCAGTTTGCTGGAGAAGGTACTCCTGAACGTACGAACCGCCGATTCCATTATCTATCCAAAGATGATGACGCGAAGCGCTTGAGTACAGCGTTTGATTCAGTAACGCTTTATGGAGAAGATCCAGATCACCGACCGGACATCTACGGAAAAGTCGGAGAGAGCGGTGTGAGCATCTGTACGCTGAACGACATGAAGAAGCTGTATGACGGCTTTGACCTAATCGCACCTTCTACATCAGTTTCGATGACGATCAACGGTCCGGCACCAATCATTCTTGCTATGTTTATGAACACGGCGATCGATCAGCAAGTGAAGATTTTTGCGGATACGAACGGCCGACAACCGAACGAAGCAGAATACAGTGAGATTAAAGAGAAGACCCTTGCCTCTGTTCGTGGAACGGTTCAAGCGGACATCCTAAAAGAAGATCAAGGACAGAACACATGTATCTTCTCTACGGAATTCGCACTTCGCATGATGGGTGATATTCAGCAATACTTTATCGATCATCAAGTGCGCAATTATTATTCGGTTTCGATCTCTGGCTACCATATCGCGGAAGCTGGAGCGAACCCGATCACGCAGCTCGCGTTTACACTTGCGAACGGCTTTACGTACGTTGAATATTATTTAAGCCGTGGAATGGATATTAACGCATTCGCACCTAACTTATCGTTTTTCTTCTCAAACGGCCTCGATCCAGAATATAGCGTAATCGGCCGTGTCGCTCGCCGAATTTGGGCAACGGTAATGCGCGATAAATACAAAGCAAACGAGCGCAGCCAGAAGCTGAAATACCACATTCAAACTTCTGGACGTTCATTACACGCGCAAGAGATTGATTTTAACGATATTCGTACAACGCTTCAAGCGTTGATGGCACTTTATGATAACTGTAACTCGCTTCACACGAACTCGTATGACGAAGCGATCACAACGCCAACGGAAGAATCCGTTCGCCGCGCGATGGCGATTCAGATGATCATTACAAAAGAGCTTGGTTTGGCTCGTAATGAGAACTCGCTTCAAGGCTCGTTCATCATCGAAGAGTTAACCGACCTCGTAGAAGAGATGGTTCTTCAAGAGTTCGAGCGCATGAACACAAGAGGCGGCGTGCTTGGTGCGATGGAAACGCAGTATCAGCGCGGAAAGATTCAAGAAGAATCGATGTATTATGAAATGAAAAAGCATGACGGATCTCTTCCAATCATCGGCGTGAACACGTACCTGAACCCGAATCCACCGTCAGAAGAAGAGTTCAATATGCAGCTCGCACGTGCGACGAAAGATGAAAAAGAGCAGCAGATCCAAAATTTAAACGCGTTCCAAGAGTCTAGCAAAGACCAAGCGGGTGACGCTCTTAAACGTCTAAAAAATGTTGCGCTATCCGGCGGAAACATTTTCGATGAGCTCATGCACACCGTAAAATATGCAAGCCTCGGTCAGATCACGAGTGCGCTCTATGAAGTAGGCGGAAAGTATAGAAGAAACATGTAG
- a CDS encoding response regulator gives MMSGKILIVDDQYGIRILLNEIFQKEGYKTYQAANGVQALSIVEKDRPDLVILDMKIPGMDGLEILRRVKKHDETIQVIIMTAYGELDMIHEAMKLGAITHFAKPFDIDEIRAAVRKELPLNTPSS, from the coding sequence ATAATGAGCGGGAAAATTTTAATTGTAGACGATCAGTATGGCATCAGGATTCTTTTGAACGAAATCTTTCAAAAAGAAGGTTATAAGACGTATCAGGCAGCGAACGGTGTACAAGCTCTTTCGATTGTAGAGAAAGACCGCCCTGATCTTGTCATTTTAGATATGAAAATTCCTGGAATGGATGGCTTAGAGATTCTTCGTCGTGTAAAAAAACATGATGAGACGATTCAAGTGATCATCATGACCGCTTATGGTGAGCTGGACATGATTCATGAGGCTATGAAGTTGGGAGCTATCACTCATTTTGCAAAACCTTTTGATATTGATGAGATTCGCGCAGCTGTTAGGAAAGAACTTCCATTAAACACGCCATCATCATAA
- a CDS encoding DUF2529 family protein encodes MLKIFSTQVAGLLKSISDKEEQSIEEASRLLAQSVLSEGTVYFKGFDEMEAVVSEALYGENKFRAGADFSDVESTDLLPVDSVVVASRFLDDEKPVALCSEVRKITDCNIILIGGRRKDADMEANPDDLADIVIDTKAVRGLVPLDDGSRLGFPSGLTALFAYYALFLTTEEILEEYDEE; translated from the coding sequence ATGTTAAAAATATTTTCAACACAAGTCGCAGGATTGCTAAAATCCATTTCTGATAAAGAAGAACAGTCGATCGAAGAAGCTTCACGTTTGTTGGCACAAAGCGTACTTTCTGAAGGAACTGTCTATTTTAAAGGCTTTGATGAGATGGAAGCCGTTGTAAGTGAAGCACTATATGGAGAGAATAAATTTCGCGCCGGGGCTGATTTTTCAGATGTAGAGTCAACTGATCTGTTGCCAGTCGATAGCGTAGTAGTGGCTTCGCGCTTTTTAGACGACGAAAAACCTGTAGCACTTTGTTCAGAAGTTAGAAAAATTACGGATTGTAATATCATTTTGATAGGCGGACGTCGAAAAGATGCCGATATGGAAGCGAATCCTGATGATTTAGCCGATATCGTGATTGATACGAAAGCCGTTCGTGGATTGGTGCCGCTTGATGATGGTTCACGACTAGGTTTTCCATCTGGATTGACCGCTTTATTCGCCTATTACGCCCTATTTTTAACGACAGAAGAGATTTTGGAAGAATACGATGAAGAATAA
- a CDS encoding CTP synthase, which yields MAKYIFVTGGVVSSLGKGITAASLGRLLKNRGVKVTTQKFDPYINVDPGTMSPYQHGEVFVTDDGAETDLDLGHYERFIDINLNKYSSVTTGKIYSTVLRKERRGEYLGGTVQVIPHITNEIKERVFRAGRETNADVVITEIGGTVGDIESLPFLEAIRQIKSDVGSENVMYIHCTLIPYIRAAGELKTKPTQHSVKELRSLGIQPNIIVVRTEMPVPQEMKDKIGLFCDIDPKAVIEARDADTLYQVPIDLQEQKMDELVCKHLKLETHEPDMAEWKELINRVTNLKGKAKIALVGKYVALQDAYISVVEALRHAGYQFDTDIEIDWINSENVTAENVKELLQDADGILVPGGFGDRGVEGKILATQYARENKVPFLGICLGMQLASVEFARNVLGLDGAHSAELMPGTPFPVIDLLPEQKDIEDLGGTLRLGLYPCKIKEDTKAFAAYNDEVVYERHRHRYEFNNEYREQMEKAGFIFSGTSPDGRLVEIIELEDHPWFVASQFHPEFTSRPTRPQALFRDFIGAVTQLKN from the coding sequence ATGGCAAAATATATTTTTGTTACAGGCGGTGTAGTTTCTTCTTTAGGAAAAGGAATCACTGCAGCATCATTAGGCCGTTTATTAAAAAACCGCGGAGTAAAAGTGACTACGCAAAAATTCGATCCTTACATCAACGTGGATCCAGGGACAATGAGCCCTTATCAGCATGGTGAAGTTTTCGTAACGGATGATGGTGCGGAAACGGATTTAGACTTAGGTCACTACGAGCGTTTTATCGATATTAACTTAAACAAATACAGCTCAGTAACAACGGGTAAGATTTACTCTACCGTTCTTAGAAAAGAGCGTCGCGGTGAATATCTTGGCGGAACGGTTCAAGTTATCCCGCATATCACGAACGAGATCAAAGAACGTGTTTTCCGTGCTGGCCGTGAAACGAACGCAGATGTCGTGATCACAGAGATCGGCGGAACAGTAGGGGACATCGAGAGCTTGCCGTTCTTAGAAGCGATTCGTCAGATCAAAAGTGATGTAGGCTCTGAAAATGTAATGTATATTCACTGTACATTGATTCCTTATATCCGTGCAGCGGGTGAGTTGAAGACAAAACCGACACAACATAGTGTTAAAGAACTTCGTAGTCTTGGTATTCAGCCGAACATCATCGTAGTTCGTACAGAGATGCCGGTTCCTCAAGAAATGAAAGATAAGATCGGTCTTTTCTGTGACATCGATCCAAAAGCGGTTATTGAAGCGAGAGATGCAGATACGCTTTATCAAGTGCCGATCGATCTTCAAGAGCAGAAGATGGACGAGCTTGTTTGCAAACATCTTAAGCTAGAAACGCACGAGCCAGATATGGCGGAGTGGAAAGAATTGATCAACCGAGTAACGAACTTAAAAGGAAAAGCGAAGATCGCGTTAGTCGGAAAATATGTAGCACTTCAAGATGCTTACATTTCAGTTGTTGAAGCGCTTCGTCATGCAGGTTATCAATTCGATACAGATATCGAGATCGACTGGATCAACTCTGAGAACGTGACAGCTGAAAACGTGAAAGAACTTCTTCAAGATGCAGATGGTATCTTAGTTCCTGGCGGATTCGGTGACCGCGGGGTAGAAGGTAAGATTCTCGCTACTCAATATGCGCGTGAGAACAAAGTTCCTTTCTTAGGAATCTGTCTTGGGATGCAGCTTGCTTCCGTAGAGTTTGCTCGTAACGTACTTGGACTTGATGGTGCGCACTCTGCAGAACTTATGCCTGGCACACCGTTCCCGGTTATCGATCTTCTTCCTGAACAAAAGGACATCGAAGACCTAGGTGGTACACTTCGTCTTGGGCTTTATCCGTGTAAGATTAAAGAAGATACAAAAGCGTTCGCTGCTTATAACGATGAGGTTGTTTACGAAAGACACCGTCACCGTTATGAGTTCAACAATGAATACCGTGAACAAATGGAAAAAGCCGGATTCATCTTCTCAGGAACATCTCCTGATGGACGTCTAGTTGAGATTATCGAGCTAGAAGATCACCCGTGGTTTGTTGCGTCACAGTTCCACCCAGAATTTACTTCACGACCAACACGCCCGCAAGCATTATTCCGTGACTTTATCGGTGCAGTAACACAATTGAAGAACTAA
- the fba gene encoding class II fructose-1,6-bisphosphate aldolase, with the protein MPLVSMKEMLEKAKAENYAVGQFNLNNLEFTQAILKAAQEEKSPVILGVSEGAARYMGGFKLVVAMVKALIEEYKVTVPVAIHLDHGSSYQKCAEAIHAGFTSVMIDGSHHPLEENIALTKKVVELAHFHGVSVEAELGRIGGQEDDLVVEDADAAYAIPSECDQLVRETGVDCFAPALGSVHGPYKGEPNLGFDRMKEVMELTGVPLVLHGGTGIPTKDIQKAISLGTAKINVNTENQIASHKAVKEYIGSNPDKYDPRSYLTAARDAIQATVAGKMREFGSSNKA; encoded by the coding sequence ATGCCTTTAGTTTCAATGAAAGAAATGCTTGAAAAAGCAAAAGCGGAAAATTATGCAGTTGGTCAATTTAACTTGAACAACCTTGAGTTCACTCAAGCGATCCTTAAGGCTGCACAAGAAGAGAAATCTCCAGTAATTCTTGGTGTTTCTGAAGGTGCTGCTCGTTATATGGGCGGATTCAAGCTTGTAGTAGCTATGGTTAAAGCTCTTATCGAAGAGTACAAAGTAACTGTACCTGTAGCGATTCACCTTGACCACGGTTCTAGCTACCAAAAGTGTGCTGAAGCGATTCATGCAGGTTTCACATCTGTAATGATCGACGGATCTCACCACCCATTAGAAGAGAATATCGCTCTTACTAAAAAAGTAGTTGAGCTTGCTCACTTCCACGGTGTTTCTGTTGAAGCAGAACTTGGCCGTATCGGTGGACAAGAAGATGATCTAGTTGTTGAAGATGCAGATGCAGCTTACGCGATCCCATCTGAGTGTGATCAACTTGTTCGTGAAACTGGTGTTGACTGTTTCGCGCCTGCACTAGGATCTGTTCACGGACCTTACAAAGGTGAGCCTAACTTAGGATTTGACCGCATGAAAGAAGTAATGGAACTAACTGGTGTACCTCTTGTACTTCATGGTGGTACTGGTATCCCAACAAAAGATATCCAAAAAGCAATTTCTCTAGGAACTGCTAAAATCAACGTAAACACAGAAAACCAAATTGCTTCTCACAAAGCAGTTAAAGAATACATCGGATCTAACCCAGACAAGTATGATCCACGTAGCTATTTAACTGCAGCTCGTGATGCGATCCAAGCTACTGTAGCTGGAAAAATGCGTGAGTTTGGTTCTTCTAACAAAGCTTAA
- a CDS encoding TetR/AcrR family transcriptional regulator: MGRKEVPSLVKDEKLIQRRREEMVKAAVSLFKENGFHRTTTREIAKASGFSIGTLYEYIRSKEDILYLVCDSIYDGVKLRLQQDINGEDSGIQGVERAITAYFKVMDDMQDEVLVMYQEAKSLSHEALPYVLKKELEMTAIFEELLYKVVKQGELHLSEKEIPAAAHNIVIIGQMWTFRRWALQKIYTLEEYTQLQLQQLLYGIKGA; the protein is encoded by the coding sequence TTGGGTAGGAAAGAAGTGCCGTCGCTCGTAAAAGACGAAAAATTGATTCAGAGACGACGGGAAGAGATGGTTAAAGCGGCGGTTTCTCTATTTAAAGAGAACGGATTCCACCGCACGACAACTCGTGAGATCGCAAAAGCTTCTGGCTTTAGCATCGGCACACTCTATGAGTATATCCGGTCAAAAGAAGATATTCTCTATCTGGTTTGCGACAGCATCTATGACGGGGTAAAGCTAAGGCTGCAGCAGGATATCAATGGGGAAGATAGCGGCATTCAAGGCGTCGAGCGTGCAATCACGGCCTATTTTAAAGTGATGGATGATATGCAGGATGAAGTACTCGTCATGTATCAAGAAGCAAAGTCGCTCTCTCATGAAGCTCTTCCGTATGTGCTCAAAAAAGAGTTGGAGATGACGGCGATCTTTGAAGAACTTCTTTATAAAGTAGTAAAGCAAGGTGAACTGCATTTAAGTGAAAAAGAGATTCCGGCAGCGGCTCACAATATAGTAATCATCGGACAGATGTGGACGTTCAGACGTTGGGCACTGCAGAAGATCTATACATTAGAGGAATATACACAGTTACAGCTTCAGCAATTGTTGTACGGCATTAAAGGAGCATAA
- the rpoE gene encoding DNA-directed RNA polymerase subunit delta, with protein MLNTYTKEQVVEMSMVEIAFEILQNAKQPVQFYDLVKQIAEIKGLSKTAVENRIAYFYTDMNIDGRFVSLGDNKWGLKTWYPVESSEEELGATNKPTKRKKASEDDYDFEEDFDDEDFDELEVEDEFVDEDDDLSDDDDDDDDDEEELEFDEEDEDFDEEDEDEDADEEEEL; from the coding sequence ATGTTGAACACGTACACGAAAGAACAAGTCGTTGAAATGTCAATGGTCGAAATCGCATTTGAAATTTTGCAAAATGCTAAGCAACCTGTTCAATTCTATGATTTAGTTAAACAGATCGCTGAAATCAAAGGTTTGTCTAAAACAGCTGTGGAAAACCGAATTGCGTATTTTTACACAGATATGAACATTGACGGCCGATTCGTTTCACTAGGCGATAATAAATGGGGATTAAAAACGTGGTACCCGGTTGAGAGCTCTGAAGAGGAACTTGGTGCAACGAACAAACCAACAAAACGTAAAAAAGCGTCTGAAGATGACTATGACTTTGAAGAGGACTTCGATGATGAAGACTTCGATGAGTTGGAAGTGGAAGATGAGTTCGTTGATGAAGACGATGATCTTTCTGACGACGATGATGACGATGACGATGATGAAGAAGAATTAGAATTCGATGAAGAAGATGAAGACTTCGACGAAGAAGACGAAGATGAAGATGCAGATGAGGAAGAAGAACTGTAA